One stretch of Bacillota bacterium DNA includes these proteins:
- a CDS encoding RNA polymerase sigma factor has protein sequence MSDIELGHRFAAGGEDELEEVINLYGEKLLRYATAILCDYHEAENVVQEVFLSAYQNRTTFDGSNLSAWLYKITYNRGLNQLKKRRFLFFSEIRVEAVSPANDTGLSDETLYALRRLKPKERALLYGRIMEEQSYKELSILLGCSPATLRKRYERAKKKLAAYLTAGQYGKEPKYENI, from the coding sequence ATGAGTGATATAGAGTTGGGGCATCGGTTTGCCGCCGGCGGAGAAGATGAGCTGGAAGAGGTAATCAATCTTTACGGTGAAAAGCTGCTTAGATATGCAACTGCTATCTTATGTGACTACCATGAAGCGGAAAATGTGGTGCAAGAGGTTTTTCTTTCGGCTTATCAAAACCGTACAACTTTTGACGGCAGTAATCTCTCTGCATGGCTGTATAAAATTACATACAATCGCGGTTTAAACCAACTGAAAAAACGCAGATTTTTATTTTTTAGTGAAATTCGAGTTGAAGCAGTTTCGCCTGCTAATGATACGGGTCTGAGTGACGAGACACTCTACGCCCTACGGCGGCTCAAACCGAAAGAGCGGGCCTTACTTTATGGACGAATAATGGAAGAACAGAGCTATAAGGAACTCTCCATACTGTTAGGGTGCTCTCCTGCTACCTTGCGCAAACGATACGAACGGGCAAAAAAGAAGCTGGCGGCCTATCTGACCGCCGGGCAATATGGAAAGGAGCCGAAATATGAGAACATTTGA
- a CDS encoding metallophosphoesterase: MKKIVALLALALLLAVFLYGENNLVAVNYLTLNLDNLPTAFTGLKIVHLSDLHGKSFGKEQRGIVQKVKAAQPDLVVFTGDLIDRRHGGAKAGLELLDRLAKIAPVYYVTGNHEGWAGTFDTLRPQLEKRNVKVLSNTHHRLQRGQDSIYILGIDDPAFQCKSYRQGELIRPELKAALEGTDSFTILLAHRPELIETYSHFGIDLVFSGHAHGGQIRLPLVGGLVAPGQGFFPRYTSGIYREGSSVLVVSRGLGNSVFPQRLFNRPEIVVVTLNRN, translated from the coding sequence CTGAAAAAAATTGTTGCTCTCTTAGCCCTGGCCTTACTTCTGGCCGTCTTTTTGTACGGGGAAAATAATCTTGTTGCTGTTAACTATTTGACCTTAAACCTTGATAACCTGCCGACAGCATTTACCGGTCTGAAAATTGTGCATCTTTCCGACCTGCACGGGAAATCATTCGGTAAGGAGCAACGGGGAATAGTACAAAAGGTTAAAGCAGCACAGCCGGATCTTGTAGTGTTCACCGGTGACCTGATCGACCGCCGCCACGGCGGCGCCAAAGCAGGCCTAGAACTTCTGGACCGGTTGGCTAAAATTGCACCGGTCTACTACGTTACCGGAAATCACGAGGGATGGGCGGGAACATTTGACACCTTGCGCCCCCAGCTGGAAAAAAGAAACGTTAAAGTTCTAAGCAATACCCACCACCGCCTTCAGCGCGGTCAGGACAGTATCTACATCCTCGGTATTGACGATCCGGCCTTCCAATGCAAGTCCTACAGACAAGGCGAACTAATCAGGCCCGAACTTAAAGCTGCACTCGAAGGTACCGACAGCTTTACCATACTTTTGGCCCATCGGCCGGAACTCATTGAAACTTACAGCCATTTTGGGATCGATCTGGTTTTCTCGGGACACGCCCACGGCGGACAGATTCGGCTGCCTTTGGTGGGTGGTCTGGTCGCACCAGGGCAGGGTTTTTTCCCGCGCTACACCAGCGGCATTTATAGGGAAGGCTCTTCCGTTCTCGTGGTCAGCCGGGGTCTTGGCAACAGCGTTTTCCCGCAAAGACTGTTTAACCGGCCTGAAATTGTCGTGGTAACCCTGAACAGAAACTAG